A window of Xylophilus sp. GW821-FHT01B05 contains these coding sequences:
- the urtB gene encoding urea ABC transporter permease subunit UrtB, with the protein MSLSDLMNIGLMQGFAGLSLFAVLLLMGLGLAIIFGQMGVINMAHGEFMTIGAYTIYLGSTLAAEHAPGLLPYYFPLAILAAFGFAFVAGWLVEWGLIRHLYKRPLDTLLATWGVSLAMQQSFRSFIGPKEVSPTLPEWLMGSWAPHEGLDIPINGMFVLALTAVVTAGVLLALHKSRWGLRVRATVSNRVMANAAGIDTKKTDRLTFAIGCGIAGVAGAAFTTIGSTGPTSGSLYLVDSFLVVTFGGAASLLGTVVSAFGIAQTQSITEFFLAGSMAKVITLSLIVLILMVRPQGLFASKVRR; encoded by the coding sequence ATGAGCCTTTCTGACTTGATGAATATCGGCCTGATGCAGGGCTTTGCGGGCCTGAGCCTGTTTGCGGTGCTGCTGCTGATGGGCTTGGGCCTGGCCATCATCTTTGGCCAGATGGGCGTGATCAACATGGCGCATGGCGAGTTCATGACCATTGGCGCCTACACCATCTACCTGGGCTCCACGCTGGCGGCAGAGCATGCGCCGGGGCTGCTGCCCTATTACTTTCCGCTCGCCATCCTGGCGGCCTTCGGCTTTGCGTTTGTGGCGGGCTGGTTGGTGGAGTGGGGCCTGATCCGGCACCTGTACAAGCGCCCGCTCGACACGCTGCTGGCCACCTGGGGCGTGAGCCTGGCCATGCAGCAGTCGTTTCGCAGCTTCATCGGCCCGAAGGAGGTGAGCCCGACGCTGCCCGAGTGGCTGATGGGCTCGTGGGCGCCGCATGAGGGGCTGGACATTCCCATCAACGGCATGTTCGTGCTGGCGCTTACCGCCGTGGTCACCGCCGGCGTGCTGCTGGCGCTGCACAAGAGCCGCTGGGGCCTGCGCGTGCGCGCCACGGTCAGCAACCGCGTCATGGCCAATGCCGCCGGCATAGACACCAAGAAGACCGACCGCCTGACCTTTGCCATTGGCTGCGGCATTGCCGGCGTGGCCGGCGCGGCCTTCACCACCATTGGCTCGACCGGGCCCACGTCTGGCTCGCTCTACCTGGTGGATTCCTTTCTGGTCGTCACCTTTGGTGGCGCGGCCAGCTTGCTGGGCACCGTGGTCTCGGCTTTCGGCATTGCGCAGACGCAGTCGATCACCGAGTTCTTCCTGGCCGGCTCCATGGCCAAGGTGATCACGCTGTCGCTGATCGTGCTGATCCTGATGGTTCGGCCACAAGGCTTGTTCGCCAGCAAGGTGCGACGTTGA